GAGCTTATGCAGACCCGGATGCAGCCGGTGTCAATGCCGCGAGGCCGCACTCAGCTGCGCGAACAGAAGCGGTGGAGCCGCAGTGCGGTTACGCGCGCATAGATACGCGTTGGGCAGTACGCGTGGACGTGAGGTGGGCAACACTCAACACCCAGGCAAAGAAAAAGCCGCTGGAAACCAGCGGCTTTCTCCGAACGCGCTTGGAGCTAAGAAGTGATTACTTCTTGGCTTCTTCAGCGGTGTCCTTAGCAGCTTCGGCGGTGTCTTCAGCCGTCTTGGCAGCGTCAGCAGCCTGGTCAGCAGCAGCGTCGGTGGCGGCGCCGGAAGCAGCCTGGGCAGCGTCAGCAGCGGTGTCAGCCGAAGCAGCGGCAGTGTTGGCAGCAGCCTGAGCGGCGTCAGCCGACTGCGAGCCCGAGGCAGCAGCCTGGTCAGCAGCGGTCTGAGCGTCGGTTGCAGCTTCGTTAGCCGAAGCAGCAGCGTCCTGAGCCTGTTCCGGCTTCGAGCAAGCGGTCAGGGCCAGGCCCAGAGCCATTGCGATCAGCAGCTTGTTGATGGTCATTGTTTCAATCCTCGTCGATTAGATTAGGCAACGCGCTATTGCGCGCCCCCGACATGATGACGGCCCGAAGACTAGTGTCAAGCGCGCGCGCATTCAGCTTTGCAAATTCGCTGTTAATGCCAATCAAATCAATTCGATAGCAATGGCAGTTGCTTCGCCGCCGCCGATGCATAGCGTCGCGATTCCGCGCTTGCCGCCGCGGCTGCGCAACGCATTCACCAATGTCACCACCAAGCGTGCACCGGATGCACCGATCGGGTGGCCGAGCGCGCAGGCACCGCCGTGCACGTTGACCTTCTCGTGTGCAATTCCCAATTCCTTGATCGGTGTCATCGCCACCACGGCGAACGCTTCATTGATTTCAAACAGGTCCACGTCGTCCAGCGTCCAGCCGATCTTGCCGACCAGCGACTGGATCGCGGCCACTGGCGCGGTGGTGAACCATTCCGGTGCCTGCGAATGGGTGACATGGCCCACGATGCGCGCCAGCGGTGTGATACCGCGGCGCTGCGCCTCATCGGCCGCCATCAGCACGGTGATTGCGGCGCCATCGGAAATGCTCGACGAGCTAGCGGCGGTGACAGTGCCGTCCTTCTTGAACGCCGCCTTCAAGGTGGGGATCTTGGCCATGTCGGATTTGCCGGGCTGCTCGTCGCTATCCACGACGATCTCGCCTTTGCGGGTGGCGACTTTCACCGGCACGATTTCATCGGCAAATGAGCCGTTGCGTTGCGCAGCCTGTGCACGTTCTACCGAGGCGATGGCATAGGCATCCTGATCGGCGCGCGAGAAGCCGAACTTCTCGGCAGTGGCTTCGCCGAACACGCCCATCGCCTGGCCATCGTAGGGATTGGTCAGACCGTCCCACGCCATGTGGTCCACCGCCTGAAAATTGCCGTAGCGGTTGCCGGTGCGCGAGTTCGGCAGCAGATGCGGCGCGTTGCTCATCGACTCCATGCCGCCGGCCACCACGATGCTGGCCGAACCGGCCTTGATCAGGTCGTGGCCGAACATGATTGCCTTCATGCCCGAACCGCACACCTTGTTGATGGTGGTGGCGCCGGTCGAGGTCGGGATGCCGGCCGCAATGGCGGCCTGGCGCGCAGGCGCCTGGCCCAGGTTGGCGGGCAACACGCAGCCGACGATCACTTCGGAGACATCGGCCGCGGCAACGCCCGACTGCGCCAGCGCGCCTTCAATGGCGGCAGCAGCAAGCGTGGGGGCGGGGACGCCATTGAACTGGCCAAGGAACGATCCGATGGCAGTGCGTTTTGCAGCAACGATGACGATGTCGGACATGAGTGGATACCGTTTAAAGTGAAACGATTATCTGCCTCGTGGCCGATTCGCGCCAGCGCGCACCGCGCTGGAGTGGTGGCTTAACGTGACGTATAAAAGCGATATTCGGGCCCGGGGTTGGGCCCGATCCATGGATTGGTTAGGGGAAAACTCAAGATGAAGAAGACAGACGTCGCCAGGACTGTCCTGGCCTCGGCGCTGGCCGTGGCATTGACCGCGTGTGGCGGTGGTGGGGGTGGGGGCGGTATTCGTCCGAGCACGCCGACTGCGCCGCCACCGACCTCGCCACCACCTCCGCCACCGCCCACCTCACCGCCGCCGCCCACGACCGCCCCTACGCCGCCGCCCCCCACGACCGTACCGACCCCGCAGCCCGCGTTCGATGCGCAC
The nucleotide sequence above comes from Xanthomonas campestris pv. campestris str. ATCC 33913. Encoded proteins:
- a CDS encoding thiolase family protein; the encoded protein is MSDIVIVAAKRTAIGSFLGQFNGVPAPTLAAAAIEGALAQSGVAAADVSEVIVGCVLPANLGQAPARQAAIAAGIPTSTGATTINKVCGSGMKAIMFGHDLIKAGSASIVVAGGMESMSNAPHLLPNSRTGNRYGNFQAVDHMAWDGLTNPYDGQAMGVFGEATAEKFGFSRADQDAYAIASVERAQAAQRNGSFADEIVPVKVATRKGEIVVDSDEQPGKSDMAKIPTLKAAFKKDGTVTAASSSSISDGAAITVLMAADEAQRRGITPLARIVGHVTHSQAPEWFTTAPVAAIQSLVGKIGWTLDDVDLFEINEAFAVVAMTPIKELGIAHEKVNVHGGACALGHPIGASGARLVVTLVNALRSRGGKRGIATLCIGGGEATAIAIELI